A window of the Lolium perenne isolate Kyuss_39 chromosome 7, Kyuss_2.0, whole genome shotgun sequence genome harbors these coding sequences:
- the LOC127316314 gene encoding thiol protease SEN102 has product MAATTQASTHLTAQAYAPSLISIAKVSNKQSMARAPVLAAIMAAAALLIVLLAAAAPASAMDFGEHDLASEDSLWALYERWRSRHTVARDLDDKARRFNVFRENVRLIHEFNRGDAPYKLRLNRFGDMTADEFRRAYASSRVAHHRMFRGGRKETAAFTHGAATAVPPSVDWRQKGAVTDVKDQGQCGSCWAFSTIAAVEGINAIKTKNLTALSEQQLVDCDTKTNAGCNGGLMDYAFQYIAKHGGVAAEDAYPYKARQANSCNKKNPAVVTIDGYEDVPPNDEKALQKALANQPVSVAIEASGSHFQFYSEGVFSGKCGTELDHGVAAVGYGATADGTKYWIVKNSWGPEWGEKGYIRMKRDVADKEGLCGIAMEASYPVKTSPNPKHSAGDLHDEL; this is encoded by the coding sequence ATGGCTGCCACAACACAAGCATCCACCCATCTCACAGCACAAGCATACGCTCCAAGTTTAATCAGCATTGCCAAGGTTTCCAATAAACAGTCCATGGCGAGAGCGCCCGTGCTGGCGGCCATCATGGCCGCAGCCGCCCTGCTGATCGTGCTGCTGGCTGCGGCCGCGCCGGCGAGCGCGATGGACTTCGGCGAGCACGACCTGGCGTCGGAGGACTCCCTGTGGGCGCTGTACGAGCGCTGGCGCAGCCGCCACACGGTGGCGCGCGACCTCGACGACAAGGCCCGCCGCTTCAACGTCTTCCGCGAGAACGTGCGCCTCATCCACGAGTTCAACCGCGGCGACGCGCCCTACAAGCTCCGCCTCAACCGCTTCGGCGACATGACCGCCGACGAGTTCCGCCGCGCCTACGCCTCCTCCCGCGTCGCACACCACCGCATGTTCCGCGGCGGCCGCAAGGAGACTGCGGCCTTCACGCACGGCGCCGCTACCGCCGTCCCGCCGTCGGTGGACTGGCGGCAGAAGGGCGCGGTGACGGACGTCAAGGACCAGGGCCAGTGCGGGAGCTGCTGGGCCTTCTCCACCATCGCCGCCGTGGAGGGCATCAACGCGATCAAGACCAAGAACCTCACGGCGCTCTCCGAGCAGCAGCTGGTGGACTGCGACACCAAGACCAACGCCGGCTGCAACGGGGGACTCATGGACTACGCCTTCCAGTACATCGCCAAGCACGGAGGGGTCGCCGCCGAGGACGCCTACCCCTACAAGGCTCGTCAGGCCAACTCCTGCAACAAGAAGAACCCGGCCGTGGTCACCATCGACGGGTACGAGGACGTGCCACCCAACGACGAGAAGGCGCTCCAGAAGGCCCTGGCGAACCAGCCCGTGTCCGTGGCCATCGAGGCCAGCGGGTCGCACTTCCAGTTCTACTCCGAGGGGGTCTTCTCCGGCAAGTGCGGCACCGAGCTGGACCACGGTGTGGCCGCCGTCGGCTACGGCGCCACCGCCGATGGCACCAAGTACTGGATCGTCAAGAACTCGTGGGGGCCCGAGTGGGGGGAGAAGGGCTACATCCGCATGAAGCGCGACGTGGCCGACAAGGAGGGGCTCTGCGGCATCGCCATGGAGGCGTCCTACCCCGTCAAGACCTCGCCCAACCCAAAGCATTCCGCCGGTGACCTCCATGACGAGCTCTGA
- the LOC127312656 gene encoding thiol protease SEN102-like — MARVIVVTSAMALLLLVFLLAAAPAPAIALDFTEKDLASEESLWALYERWRAQHTVSRNLGDKARRFNVFKENVRLIHEFNLGDEPYKLRLNRFGDMTADEFSRAYASSRIAHHRAFRGDRTSGDFMHGTAAASSLPSSVDWRAKGAVTGVKNQGGCGSCWAFSAVAAVEGINAIRTSNLLSLSEQQLVDCDTSDSGCNGGLMDNAFQYIATNGGIATEDAYPYTGQQASTCNTAPPDVVTIDGYEDVPANSEAALQKAVAAQPVSVAIDASGSQFQFYSEGVFAGKCGTGLDHGVAAVGYGVTVDGTKYWIVKNSWGADWGEQGYIRIKRNVKDKKGLCGIAMAASYPVKTSPNAKQGGVLRDEL, encoded by the coding sequence ATGGCGAGAGTGATCGTGGTGACGTCCGCCATGGCCTTGCTGCTGCTGGTCTTTCTGTTGGCCGCGGCGCCAGCGCCAGCGATCGCCCTGGACTTCACCGAGAAGGACCTGGCGTCAGAGGAGTCCCTGTGGGCGCTGTACGAGCGGTGGCGCGCGCAGCACACGGTGTCGCGCAACCTCGGCGACAAGGCCCGCCGCTTCAACGTGTTCAAGGAGAACGTGCGCCTCATCCACGAGTTCAACCTCGGCGACGAGCCCTACAAGCTCCGCCTCAACCGCTTCGGCGACATGACCGCAGACGAGTTCAGCCGCGCCTACGCCTCCTCCCGCATCGCGCACCACCGCGCGTTCCGCGGGGACCGTACGAGTGGCGACTTCATGCACGGCACCGCCGCAGCCTCGAGCCTCCCGTCGTCGGTGGACTGGCGGGCGAAGGGCGCGGTGACCGGCGTCAAGAACCAGGGTGGGTGCGGCAGCTGCTGGGCCTTCTCGGCGGTCGCGGCGGTGGAGGGCATCAACGCGATCCGCACCAGCAACCTGCTGTCTCTGTCTGAGCAGCAGCTCGTGGACTGTGACACGTCCGACTCCGGCTGCAACGGCGGCCTCATGGACAACGCCTTCCAGTACATCGCGACTAACGGCGGGATCGCCACCGAGGACGCGTACCCATACACGGGTCAGCAGGCGTCCACCTGCAACACGGCGCCGCCCGACGTGGTCACCATCGACGGGTACGAGGACGTGCCGGCCAACAGCGAGGCTGCGCTGCAGAAGGCAGTGGCGGCGCAGCCCGTGTCCGTGGCCATCGACGCGAGCGGGTCGCAGTTCCAGTTTTACTCGGAGGGGGTGTTCGCCGGGAAGTGTGGAACTGGGCTGGACCATGGAGTGGCGGCGGTCGGGTATGGCGTCACCGTGGACGGCACCAAGTACTGGATCGTGAAGAACTCATGGGGCGCGGATTGGGGTGAGCAGGGGTACATTCGCATTAAGCGGAACGTGAAAGACAAGAAGGGACTGTGCGGCATCGCCATGGCGGCATCCTACCCTGTCAAGACATCACCCAACGCCAAGCAGGGAGGTGTCCTCCGTGATGAGCTCTGA